In Rhinolophus ferrumequinum isolate MPI-CBG mRhiFer1 chromosome 8, mRhiFer1_v1.p, whole genome shotgun sequence, the DNA window tctttttgctgcaattgcaaaaggaaatgttttttgtatttctttttctgagatttcattgttagtatataggaatgcaatgaacttttgtacgttgatttttgtagccagcaacttgactgtattcgttgattgtttctaatagctttctggtggagtctttagagttttctatatatagcatcatgtcatctgcaaagagtgataatttgacttcttcattcccaatttggatgccttttatttctttctcttgcctgatataattgatataatcatatgatttttgtcctttattttgtttatgtgatgtatcacattgatggatttgcagatgttgaaccatccttatgacccggggatgaaccccacttggtcgtgatgaataatctttttaatgcattgttgtatttgatttgctagaattttgtttaggattttgcatctgtattcatcagagatattggtctgtagtcttctttttttgtgttgtccttaccaggttttggtatcagggtaatgttggcctcataaaatgagttagggagtactgtctcttcttcaattttttggaagagtttgagcaggattggtattagatcctctttgaaggtttggtagaattcactagtgaagccatctggtccctgacttttgcttttgggaaggttttggatgactgattcaatttcgttactggtgatcggtctgtttagattttccagttcttcgtggttcagccttggaagactatatgtttctaagaacttgtccatttcttctaggttattgaatttggtggcatataatccgtcatagtattcttggatgatcctttgtatttctgtggtgtccgtgataacttcccctttttcatttctgattttgttaattagtgtcttctctctttgtatcttagtgagtctagccaagggtttgtcaattttgttaatcttttcaaagaaccagctctttgtcacattaattttttctattgtctttttgttctctatttcatttagttctgctctgatttttgttatttcctttcttctgctgaccttgggtttcacttgttcttctttttctagttctttaaggtgtaacatgaggttatttatttgggatttttcttgtttcttgagattggcctgtaatgacataaatttccctcttaatactgctttcgctgcatccaaaaaatttttgtaggatgtattttcattgtcatttgtttctatgtatcttttttttttctttttttttttaggacacaaaagttttctttaaatatttctttgggggaggggacgcCACACTCctcaattaagagaaatatttttacagaggtcttttatttttttacacttatgccatgaattcatagggaatgggttccagcagctcaggctcctttccattggttctcacaaagtgtgcttctctgggtggggcaggctggcgtttcagttgaacccaggtacctttctctttggctttcttctttttctgatcattttccttcacccgtTTCAGGAAGCTATCTCGGCTCTTAGAGTGCTTAATATACTCAATACgaacattaattctcttggcaagaatcttgcccttgacttgtttgtttacaacaatgcCAACTGCATGCTGAGTAACATTGCAGACCCTTCCCGTTTTGCCATGGTAACATTTGTGgggcattcctttttgaacagtgcccattcccttgatgtctacaatatcacctttcttgtagattcgcatgtatgtggccaaaggaacaacTCCATGTTTTCCAAAAGGCCTAGAGAACATATAGCGggtgcctctcctctttccctttgtgttggtcattttgacGAATTACTGGAAGATGGTGGTCCCGGCCGAAAAGGagctctatgtatcttttgatctctcctctaatttctttgacccagtcgttcttttaaagtatgttgtttaatctccatgtatttgtgtttattcctgctttctttttgcagttgatatcgaatttcaaacccttgtgatcagagaatatgcttggtatgatttcaatcttcttaaatttgctgaggctgattttatgtcccaatatatggtctatccttgcgaatgttccatgtacactagaaaataaagtatagtctgatgttttaggatgaagtgctctatatatgtcaattatgtccatttcatctaatgtgtcatttagggctgctatttcgttatttattttctgtttggatgatctatccatagctgtcaatgatgtatttaagtcccctagtataattgtgttttggtcaatttctccctttagttctgttagtagttgcttggtatatttcggtgctccctgattgggggcataaacattgatgactgttatgtcttcttgttgtatagtcccctttaccattatgaaatgtccatgtttgtctcttgttacctttttcaccctgaagtctgctt includes these proteins:
- the LOC117026053 gene encoding 60S ribosomal protein L21-like, with amino-acid sequence MTNTKGKRRGTRYMFSRPFGKHGVVPLATYMRIYKKGDIVDIKGMGTVQKGMPHKCYHGKTGRVCNVTQHAVGIVVNKQVKGKILAKRINVRIEYIKHSKSRDSFLKRVKENDQKKKKAKEKGTWVQLKRQPAPPREAHFVRTNGKEPELLEPIPYEFMA